A part of Maridesulfovibrio hydrothermalis AM13 = DSM 14728 genomic DNA contains:
- the cas2 gene encoding CRISPR-associated endonuclease Cas2 — translation MSKITRHLIAYDISCDKERYKVSKILEGFGFRVQESVFECDLTTQLKGRLIAKLEHLQIETGFVSIYPLGSHKPKDIGNAPPRINENYSFVI, via the coding sequence ATGAGCAAAATAACACGGCACCTCATTGCTTATGACATCTCCTGCGACAAGGAACGCTATAAAGTTTCAAAAATACTTGAAGGGTTCGGTTTTCGAGTTCAGGAGAGTGTTTTTGAGTGTGATTTGACTACTCAATTGAAAGGTAGACTTATTGCTAAACTCGAACACCTTCAGATTGAAACAGGCTTCGTATCCATCTATCCGCTTGGCAGCCATAAACCTAAAGATATCGGCAATGCTCCGCCTCGCATCAATGAAAATTACTCCTTCGTTATCTAA
- the cmr6 gene encoding type III-B CRISPR module RAMP protein Cmr6 — MKTDLQAVHPSLLMHKLGLHALIFEHPEKHSLSIAKPENNDHVGEKRTVLAALTKSVQDDNFRNIYKLSNQKWLEYLEKTGALILEAKTGSKFISGLSYGAAMHVGFSLHHTYGVPYIPGSSVKGACKAIASLEAKDEISDIYGEDDDSNGKVLFLDSFPVPLIKKISDLLVLDVITPHHTKGNSGEKGYESAPDIEEPVPVEFIVVPKGITFTFAFICQDEKHRDIVTKHWQLACDEGFGAKSSNGYGYFEPIKSTEEHPKPTPPEEIMKEFKEEVRNNKSILNNKLEYFVKKITDSGLPAETQKEMATLLVNNLGVKALKKKVKKDNKSALVLKAIWKS; from the coding sequence ATGAAAACTGATCTTCAAGCTGTTCACCCCTCACTGCTGATGCACAAACTGGGACTGCACGCTCTTATCTTTGAGCATCCTGAAAAACACTCTCTCTCAATAGCCAAGCCCGAAAATAATGACCATGTAGGAGAGAAGAGAACCGTATTGGCTGCACTTACCAAATCTGTTCAGGATGACAATTTCAGAAATATTTATAAACTTTCCAACCAAAAATGGTTGGAGTATCTTGAAAAGACTGGCGCCCTTATACTTGAAGCCAAAACCGGATCAAAATTTATATCTGGCCTCAGCTATGGAGCCGCAATGCATGTAGGGTTTTCACTGCACCACACCTACGGAGTTCCCTATATTCCAGGATCTTCTGTAAAGGGAGCCTGTAAGGCGATAGCTTCGCTGGAGGCAAAAGATGAAATATCTGACATTTATGGAGAGGATGATGACAGCAACGGAAAGGTTCTGTTTCTGGACTCCTTCCCGGTCCCGTTGATAAAAAAAATCTCGGATCTGTTGGTTCTTGATGTAATTACTCCTCACCATACCAAAGGGAACTCTGGAGAAAAGGGATATGAATCTGCACCGGATATAGAAGAACCCGTGCCTGTAGAATTTATTGTGGTTCCTAAAGGAATCACTTTTACCTTCGCATTTATATGTCAGGATGAAAAACATCGAGACATAGTGACAAAACACTGGCAACTGGCTTGTGACGAAGGATTCGGAGCAAAATCCTCCAATGGGTATGGATATTTCGAGCCTATTAAATCAACTGAAGAACACCCCAAGCCAACGCCCCCTGAAGAAATCATGAAAGAATTCAAAGAGGAAGTGCGTAACAATAAATCCATACTTAACAACAAGCTTGAATATTTTGTTAAAAAAATCACCGACAGTGGACTGCCTGCAGAAACACAGAAAGAAATGGCAACACTACTCGTCAATAATCTTGGCGTGAAAGCTTTGAAAAAGAAAGTCAAAAAAGATAATAAATCAGCACTGGTCTTAAAAGCAATCTGGAAATCTTAA
- the cmr5 gene encoding type III-B CRISPR module-associated protein Cmr5 produces MDSRDNILSKKAFNFIDKCKGKDNAADIRTELEGLPAKIKINGLPQTLIFLLEKSKTDNSGNEQNDRYMIGKELVEYLAKKELDKDKTTNYPSEAYKLCEKNLRHATIEAVAYTAWLKRMAKAIIPKKDNSNTNTEVSNEN; encoded by the coding sequence ATGGATAGCAGAGACAACATCCTATCTAAAAAGGCTTTTAATTTTATTGATAAATGCAAAGGCAAAGACAACGCAGCAGACATCAGGACAGAACTTGAAGGACTGCCCGCAAAAATAAAAATTAATGGTCTTCCGCAAACTTTAATTTTCCTCCTTGAGAAGTCAAAAACAGATAACAGCGGTAACGAGCAAAATGACCGCTATATGATCGGCAAGGAACTTGTCGAATATCTTGCTAAAAAGGAATTAGATAAAGACAAAACTACTAACTACCCATCGGAGGCCTACAAACTATGCGAGAAGAACTTACGTCATGCTACGATTGAGGCGGTTGCATACACTGCGTGGCTGAAACGTATGGCTAAGGCTATCATACCCAAAAAAGATAACAGTAACACAAACACCGAGGTGAGCAATGAAAACTGA
- the cmr4 gene encoding type III-B CRISPR module RAMP protein Cmr4, translating into MFTNSKTLIYRAVTPLHCGATEAGDGIDLPVVRERYTNFPFIPATSLKGVWRDICQRNDDWEQTEEHTAFGPDSSDVDNKSAGLLGFVDAQILYLPIRASARTFFLITCPLQVSRFNETLVKQGIEPHEISNINDDTIISSALADIENVYLEDIKLKAKSQKLNLPSEGVPNYLKSRLALVSDETFEWFASNAMEIRAHNKLSATKQSKSLWYEEFVPAESIFFGQLLESPPYNGDDPSESGKYSTKLIETKPLFFQVGGNESTGHGLMEITPIEKGESHG; encoded by the coding sequence ATGTTTACTAATTCAAAAACACTTATATATAGAGCTGTAACCCCTCTTCATTGCGGCGCGACAGAAGCAGGAGATGGCATAGATCTACCCGTTGTGCGTGAACGCTACACCAATTTCCCGTTCATCCCGGCAACATCCTTAAAAGGAGTCTGGAGAGATATTTGCCAGCGCAATGACGACTGGGAGCAAACCGAAGAACACACAGCCTTCGGTCCAGATTCGTCGGATGTAGACAACAAAAGTGCAGGACTACTCGGATTCGTTGATGCACAGATACTGTACCTTCCCATAAGAGCAAGTGCCCGAACTTTTTTTCTGATCACCTGTCCGCTTCAGGTAAGCAGGTTCAATGAAACCTTGGTAAAACAAGGTATAGAACCTCATGAAATAAGTAACATAAACGATGACACCATCATATCTTCTGCACTGGCAGACATCGAAAATGTGTACCTTGAGGACATCAAGTTAAAAGCAAAGTCACAAAAACTTAATTTACCATCAGAAGGAGTCCCTAATTACCTGAAAAGCAGGCTGGCCCTTGTTTCTGACGAGACATTTGAATGGTTTGCATCCAATGCCATGGAAATACGCGCCCATAACAAGCTCAGCGCAACTAAACAGTCTAAGAGCCTCTGGTATGAAGAATTTGTTCCAGCAGAAAGCATCTTTTTCGGGCAGCTACTTGAAAGCCCTCCTTACAATGGAGATGATCCTTCTGAATCTGGCAAATACTCAACAAAGCTCATAGAGACCAAGCCTCTATTCTTTCAGGTCGGCGGCAACGAGTCCACCGGACACGGATTGATGGAAATCACTCCTATTGAGAAAGGAGAAAGTCATGGATAG